One Mercurialis annua linkage group LG3, ddMerAnnu1.2, whole genome shotgun sequence DNA window includes the following coding sequences:
- the LOC126672322 gene encoding uncharacterized protein LOC126672322 yields the protein MVIVEPRVAGYKANVIIKRTGFEFSNRVEAQGFSSGIWTLWNNDIRVTILHNHKQFIHTFLIYGNDTENFFFTTVYGSPNISKRHALWNNLFSLNIDCSDPWLLAEDLNAILSSVDRKDEARLRNIGCPFFNNFLNTDALGQLSFVGPAYTWTRGTLFQRLDRGLCNNTWSTKFPNVAVHHLARISSDHRPVLINLYNQRINVSTQNSFLFLAAWLTHKDFNQVVHNCWKIDLSFKENMLHFTNNIKDWNANTFGNIFLAKKKYSFKT from the coding sequence ATGGTTATTGTTGAGCCTAGAGTTGCAGGCTATAAAGCTAATGTGATCATTAAAAGAACGGGATTTGAATTTTCTAACCGAGTAGAGGCCCAAGGTTTTTCTAGTGGCATATGGACGTTATGGAACAATGACATTCGGGTTACTATTTTACATAATCATAAGCAATTTATCCACACTTTTTTGATTTATGGTAACGATACTGAGAATTTTTTCTTTACAACAGTGTATGGCAGCCCTAATATTTCTAAACGTCATGCTCTTTGGAACAATCTATTTTCTCTTAACATTGATTGCTCTGATCCTTGGCTTCTTGCCGAGGATTTGAATGCGATTTTGAGTTCTGTTGACAGGAAAGATGAGGCTCGTCTCAGAAATATTGGGTGCCCGTTTTTCAACAACTTTCTTAACACCGATGCTTTAGGGCAGCTTAGTTTTGTTGGGCCTGCTTATACTTGGACAAGAGGCACTCTCTTTCAACGCTTGGATAGAGGCTTATGCAATAATACTTGGTCGACTAAATTTCCTAATGTGGCCGTCCATCATCTTGCGAGAATCAGCTCTGATCATCGCCCCGTTCTCATTAATCTCTATAATCAGAGGATCAATGTTAGTACTCAAAACAGCTTCCTTTTCTTGGCTGCATGGCTCACCCACAAAGACTTCAATCAAGTTGTCCATAACTGCTGGAAAATAGACCTttcttttaaagaaaatatGCTTCATTTCACTAACAATATTAAGGATTGGAACGCGAATACCTTTGGCaacatttttttggcaaaaaagaAATATTCTTTCAAGACTTAG
- the LOC126674261 gene encoding vacuolar protein-sorting protein bro1 → MNASQFMDKQIMDLTSSSSKQNSGDQDDTAAANIDLNIDPIHHDQRENDQQQQQQNSSNSNLYDINSIIGDENNGIQREEILASYDFQPIRPITTSNSVDSSTVGSRVLNSPDSNSNFTAFPLRNYGSLDSIAPAKVIIENDQNACNAAMMSEIDKTMKKYTNNLLHILEGVSARLTQLESRSRHLENTVDELKVSIGNNHGNTDGKIEQVEKVLIKLQAGIEVLKDNHEMFDARLRLSGLHVSKADQRQSDIQNPVIMDTMQQRASAPPQSHQQLSLPSFPQSIPHTPVLPPAVPPQIAQQSFPLPNQFSQSQIPSVPQKEPYYASHGQIQERPNPQYQTTPSQQPQPSTVAPPHQPYESAPQSQYSQPPQLSQPQTLVGHHQVDAPYISSQSYPPSLRQPPTGAPPSQQFYSAAPHLSDQPSSRPSSEFPAGYGPHSGAPEPFPSGGLPSQYGNNPAMKPPQLFSPALSHSGGNGYPQLPTARILPHALPTASGSSGGGGGGSGSPGAGNRVPIDDVVDKVSNMGFPREHVRATVRKLTDNGQAVDLNTVLDKLMNDGEVQPQRGWFGR, encoded by the exons ATGAACGCATCACAGTTCATGGACAAGCAGATTATGGATTTAACTTCCTCCTCCTCAAAACAAAACTCCGGCGACCAAGACGACACCGCCGCCGCCAACATTGATCTCAACATTGATCCAATTCATCACGATCAACGGGAAAACGACCAACAACAACAGCAGCAGAACAGCAGTAATAGTAATTTATATGACATAAATAGCATAATTGGCGACGAAAATAATGGAATTCAGAGAGAAGAGATCCTCGCTAGCTATGATTTCCAGCCAATTAGACCTATTACTACATCAAACAGTGTAGATTCTTCTACTGTTGGTTCTAGGGTTTTGAATTCCCCTGATTCTAACTCCAATTTCACCGCCTTTCCGCTCAGA AATTATGGTTCTTTGGACTCCATTGCACCTGCAAAAGTCATCATTGAGAATGATCAGAATGCTTGTAATGCAGCAATGATGTCTGAGATCGATAAAACAATGAAGAAATATACTAACAATTTGTTGCATATTTTGGAAGGTGTTAGTGCACGACTAACCCAACTGGAGAGTAGAAGTCGTCACCTTGAGAATACTGTGGATGAGTTGAAAGTGTCTATTGGTAACAATCATGGAAACACAGATGGGAAAATTGAACAGGTGGAGAAAGTTTTGATTAAG CTACAAGCAGGAATAGAGGTTCTAAAGGATAATCACGAAATGTTTGATGCCCGGCTAAGACTATCAGGGCTGCATGTGTCCAAGGCTGATCAGCGACAATCAGATATCCAGAACCCTGTGATCATGGACACTATGCAGCAAAGGGCATCCGCTCCTCCCCAGTCTCATCAACAGCTTTCTCTGCCCAGTTTTCCACAATCCATTCCCCATACTCCTGTTCTCCCTCCTGCTGTTCCTCCACAAATTGCCCAACAAAGTTTCCCCCTTCCAAACCAATTTTCCCAAAGTCAAATCCCTTCAGTCCCACAAAAAGAGCCTTACTATGCATCGCATGGTCAAATTCAAGAAAGACCAAATCCTCAATATCAGACAACTCCATCGCAGCAGCCACAGCCCTCCACTGTAGCACCACCACATCAGCCATATGAATCTGCCCCTCAATCACAGTATTCCCAGCCACCCCAGTTATCGCAGCCTCAAACTTTGGTAGGTCACCATCAGGTAGATGCACCTTACATTTCTTCTCAAAGTTACCCGCCAAGCTTACGCCAGCCGCCCACTGGGGCTCCTCCTTCCCAGCAGTTCTATAGTGCTGCTCCACACCTGTCTGATCAACCATCCAGCCGACCAAGTTCAGAGTTTCCTGCTGGATATGGCCCCCATTCTGGGGCTCCTGAGCCCTTTCCTTCTGGTGGATTACCTTCTCAGTATGGGAACAACCCTGCAATGAAACCGCCCCAACTCTTCTCTCCTGCTCTGTCTCATAGTGGTGGAAATGGGTATCCTCAGCTTCCCACTGCTCGAATTTTGCCGCATGCATTACCTACCGCTTCCGGGAGCAGCGGTGGAGGTGGCGGCGGCTCTGGTTCTCCTGGAGCTGGAAACAGGGTACCTATAGATGATGTGGTTGACAAAGTGAGTAACATGGGATTTCCAAGAGAACATGTTCGAGCAACTGTGCGAAAGCTGACAGACAATGGGCAGGCAGTTGACTTGAACACTGTGTTGGATAAGCTGATGAATGATGGAGAAGTCCAGCCCCAAAGAGGCTGGTTTGGTCGGTAA
- the LOC126674739 gene encoding probable galactinol--sucrose galactosyltransferase 5: MAPSLTKESSGPVELIAESNNHIKPSSDPVFSLQDSNLKANGHVFLSDVPHNITVTPSPYTANDKSLTAVGSFIGFDSPEPKDRHVVSVGKLKNIRFMSIFRFKVWWTTHWVGSNGGDLENETQMVVLDKSDDGRPYILLLPLLEGSFRASLQPGKDDNVDVCVESGSTKVSAAGFRSVLYVHAGDDPYKLVTEAMKVIRVHLGTFKLQEEKNPPGIVDKFGWCTWDAFYLTVHPQGVWEGVKGLVDGGCPPGLVLIDDGWQSISHDADPITKEGMNGAVAGEQMPCRLLKFDENYKFRDYVSPKSLANGSNNKGMGAFVKDLKEEFSSVDYVYVWHALCGYWGGLRPNVPGLPESAVVKPKLSPGLELTMEDLAVDKIYNNGVGLVPPGKVDEMYEGIHSHLHNTGIDGVKVDVIHLLEMLCEDHGGRVELAKEYYKALTASVKKHFNGNGVIASMEHCNDFMFLGTEAISLGRVGDDFWCTDPSGDPNGTFWLQGCHMVHCAYNSLWMGNFIHPDWDMFQSTHPCAEFHAASRAISGGPVYVSDSVGQHNFALLKRLVLPDGSILRCSYYALPTRDCLFLDPLHDGKTMLKIWNLNKFTGVIGVFNCQGGGWCRESRRNKCASECSHLVTTHTNPKDIEWNSGKNPISIEAVQLFAMYLSKSNKLLISSASENLKIALDPFNFELITVSPVTVLPGKSVQFAPIGLVNMLNTGGAIQSLTYNADSVKIGVKGEGEFRVYASEKPRGCKIDGKEVEFEYEDSMVVGQVPWSATDSFGISSVEYLF, from the exons ATGGCTCCTAGTTTAACCAAAGAAAGTTCTGGTCCTGTAGAACTAATTGCTGAGAGCAATAATCACATTAAACCTAGTTCTGATCCTGTATTCTCTCTTCAAGATTCAAATCTCAAAGCCAATGGCCATGTTTTTCTCTCCGATGTTCCTCATAATATCACTGTCACTCCATCTCCTTATACTGCTAACGACAAATCATTGACTGCCGTTGGATCTTTCATTGGTTTTGACTCGCCGGAACCCAAGGATCGTCATGTTGTCTCCGTCGGGAAGCTCAAGAACATACGTTTCATGAGTATTTTCCGGTTCAAGGTCTGGTGGACCACCCACTGGGTCGGTTCTAACGGCGGAGACCTCGAAAACGAAACTCAGATGGTAGTTCTTGATAAGTCTGACGACGGCCGTCCTTATATCCTTCTACTTCCTCTCCTAGAAGGTTCTTTTCGGGCATCGCTGCAGCCCGGAAAAGACGATAATGTCGACGTCTGTGTCGAAAGCGGATCGACAAAAGTCTCGGCCGCCGGATTCCGATCTGTTCTTTACGTGCATGCAGGTGATGATCCGTATAAGTTGGTCACCGAAGCCATGAAAGTAATTAGGGTTCATTTAGGCACATTTAAGTTACAAGAGGAGAAAAATCCACCTGGCATAGTTGATAAGTTTGGATGGTGTACATGGGATGCGTTTTATCTTACGGTGCACCCGCAAGGTGTATGGGAAGGAGTAAAAGGTCTAGTTGATGGTGGGTGTCCACCTGGCTTAGTGTTGATTGATGACGGGTGGCAATCCATCAGCCATGATGCTGATCCAATCACAAAAGAGGGTATGAATGGTGCTGTAGCAGGGGAACAAATGCCATGTAGGTTACTCAAATTTgatgaaaattataaatttagggaCTATGTTAGCCCTAAAAGCTTGGCTAATGGAAGCAATAATAAAGGGATGGGTGCCTTTGTTAAGGACCTTAAGGAGGAGTTTAGTAGTGTTGATTATGTGTATGTTTGGCATGCTCTTTGTGGGTATTGGGGTGGTTTAAGACCTAACGTGCCCGGCCTGCCGGAAAGTGCGGTGGTGAAGCCGAAATTGTCGCCGGGATTGGAGTTGACTATGGAAGATCTTGCCGTCGATAAGATTTATAATAATGGCGTCGGATTAGTTCCGCCGGGAAAAGTTGATGAGATGTATGAAGGGATTCATTCGCATCTTCATAATACTGGGATTGATGGTGTTAAGGTCGACGTTATTCat TTGCTGGAAATGCTGTGTGAAGACCATGGAGGGAGGGTAGAATTGGCAAAGGAATATTACAAGGCACTAACAGCTTCAGTGAAGAAACATTTCAATGGAAATGGTGTAATTGCCAGTATGGAACACTGCAATGATTTCATGTTCCTTGGTACTGAAGCTATTTCTCTTGGTCGTGTCG GTGATGATTTTTGGTGCACTGATCCATCTGGAGATCCAAACGGAACATTTTGGCTACAAGGATGTCACATGGTGCATTGTGCTTACAATAGCTTATGGATGGGCAATTTCATACACCCTGATTGGGACATGTTCCAGTCTACACATCCTTGTGCTGAATTTCATGCTGCTTCTAGGGCCATTTCCGGTGGTCCGGTTTACGTTAGTGACTCCGTCGGCCAGCATAATTTCGCCTTGCTCAAGCGTCTCGTCTTGCCCGACGGTTCTATTCTCCGGTGTAGCTACTATGCTCTTCCTACTAGAGATTGTCTCTTTCTGGACCCTCTTCATGATGGCAAGACCATGCTCAAAATTTGGAACCTCAACAAG TTTACCGGAGTGATCGGAGTATTCAACTGTCAAGGAGGAGGATGGTGCCGCGAGAGTCGGCGAAACAAATGCGCCTCCGAATGCTCTCACCTTGTCACCACTCACACAAATCCCAAAGACATTGAATGGAACAGCGGAAAGAATCCAATTTCCATTGAAGCTGTGCAGCTTTTTGCAATGTACTTATCTAAATCCAACAAGCTACTCATTTCTAGCGCATCTGAGAATCTCAAAATTGCACTCGACCCCTTCAATTTCGAGCTTATTACTGTTTCCCCCGTCACTGTCTTGCCCGGAAAATCAGTTCAATTTGCTCCGATAGGTCTGGTCAACATGCTCAACACTGGTGGTGCTATCCAGTCGTTGACCTACAATGCTGACTCGGTAAAAATTGGAGTAAAAGGAGAGGGTGAATTTAGGGTTTATGCATCGGAGAAGCCTAGAGGTTGCAAAATTGATGGAAAAGAAGTTGAGTTTGAGTATGAAGATAGCATGGTGGTTGGTCAAGTTCCATGGTCTGCTACTGACTCTTTTGGTATCTCCAGTGTGGAGTACTTGTTCTAA